A region of Terriglobales bacterium DNA encodes the following proteins:
- a CDS encoding Rrf2 family transcriptional regulator produces the protein MLSATSEYALRALAQLAQLSRGDALLGRELAKSAGVPQHYLAKIMLSLRNAGLVLATRGAGGGYMLLRPADAIHLIDVVSLFEGPSQWPQCLLRGDHKCRDDNSCAAHAHWAKVRDGYLEFLEHTTLYDLTHATAHASQVTRASRGRRGMVANC, from the coding sequence ATGCTTTCAGCGACTTCCGAGTATGCACTGCGCGCCCTGGCGCAACTGGCGCAGCTCTCGCGCGGTGATGCCCTCCTGGGCCGCGAGTTGGCAAAATCCGCGGGAGTGCCCCAGCACTACCTGGCGAAGATCATGCTTTCCCTGCGCAATGCCGGGCTGGTGCTGGCAACGCGGGGCGCTGGAGGCGGATACATGCTGCTCCGCCCCGCCGACGCCATCCACCTGATCGACGTGGTAAGCCTGTTCGAAGGTCCGTCCCAGTGGCCGCAATGCCTCCTTCGCGGCGATCACAAGTGCCGTGACGACAATTCCTGCGCAGCGCACGCGCACTGGGCAAAGGTTCGCGACGGCTACCTTGAATTCCTGGAACACACCACGCTGTACGACCTGACCCACGCCACGGCGCACGCTTCGCAGGTCACGCGCGCGTCGCGCGGCCGGCGAGGCATGGTTGCGAACTGCTGA
- a CDS encoding DUF6496 domain-containing protein, whose protein sequence is MPWKTTLDRAEEDKREGKSPSTQAGEFVREEMEHVRSGKHGARNTKQAIAIGLSKARRAGVDLKPPQSGQASEKTRKSAESAYRKGQSGRKTVSRKRSRATEGALKREGHSAASRKNLSRQAKSAANKRSAASRSRSAKKAARTRQRERKAA, encoded by the coding sequence ATGCCGTGGAAGACAACGTTAGATCGGGCGGAAGAGGACAAGCGCGAGGGCAAGTCGCCCAGCACGCAGGCAGGCGAGTTCGTGCGCGAGGAGATGGAGCACGTCCGTAGCGGCAAGCACGGCGCGCGCAACACCAAGCAGGCAATCGCGATTGGGCTCTCCAAGGCGCGGCGCGCGGGCGTGGACCTGAAGCCGCCGCAATCAGGCCAGGCAAGCGAGAAAACGCGCAAGTCGGCGGAGAGCGCCTATCGCAAGGGCCAGAGCGGGCGGAAAACGGTGTCGCGCAAACGGTCGCGGGCGACGGAAGGCGCCCTAAAGCGCGAAGGACATTCGGCTGCTTCGCGGAAAAACCTCAGCCGGCAAGCCAAGTCCGCCGCCAACAAGCGCTCGGCAGCTTCGCGCAGCCGTTCCGCAAAAAAGGCGGCACGCACCCGTCAACGGGAGAGGAAAGCGGCATAA
- a CDS encoding UbiD family decarboxylase, with protein sequence MAYHDLRDWIAALERAGELKRVRAAVDPVLEITEITDRVSKSASGAGRSASKAGGPALLFENVKGHPGAKVLINQFGSARRMNLALGVESLDEIAERLRMFMDVKSPQGLLDKIKMLPMLADLGKFFPKTVPTGPCKDVVKKDKFSLLDFPIPQCWPKDAGRFITLPCVISRDPRTGKRNVGMYRMQVYDERTTGMHWQRQKVGAEHYREALRAAAAGGARSPSSTAENDPASAVDIMARTSGGARVPEGERPKGRMDVAVAIGTDPTLTFAAIVPAPPDVEEFMIAGFLRQKPVELVKCETVDLEVPATAEIVLEGYVNLDELRTEGPFGDHTGFYSLEDSYPVFHVTCVTHRKDPIYATTIVGKPPMEDAWMGKAVERIFLPLMKLTIPELVDVNLPIEGVFHNLMIVSIRKSYPGQARKVMNAIWSLGQAMFTKCIVVVDEDCDVQDLREVVLRAFNNIDPERDIQFTLGPVDSLDHASRLPDFGSKMGVDATRKWPSEGFARPWPDEITMDAATKEKVDRMWKSLGID encoded by the coding sequence ATGGCCTATCACGATTTGCGCGACTGGATTGCGGCACTGGAACGCGCCGGAGAATTGAAACGGGTGCGCGCTGCCGTGGACCCGGTGCTGGAGATTACCGAGATAACCGACCGCGTCAGCAAGAGCGCGTCCGGCGCCGGGCGCTCCGCGTCGAAGGCGGGCGGGCCGGCGCTTCTGTTTGAGAATGTGAAAGGCCATCCCGGCGCGAAGGTGCTGATCAACCAGTTCGGGTCGGCGCGACGGATGAACCTGGCGCTGGGCGTGGAATCGCTCGATGAAATTGCCGAGCGGCTGCGCATGTTCATGGACGTCAAGTCGCCGCAGGGGCTGCTCGACAAAATCAAAATGCTGCCCATGCTCGCCGATCTGGGCAAGTTCTTTCCCAAGACCGTGCCCACCGGCCCCTGCAAGGACGTGGTCAAGAAAGACAAGTTTTCCCTGCTGGATTTTCCCATCCCGCAATGTTGGCCGAAAGACGCCGGCCGCTTCATTACCCTGCCCTGCGTCATCAGCCGTGATCCCCGCACCGGAAAACGCAACGTCGGCATGTATCGCATGCAGGTGTACGACGAGCGCACCACGGGCATGCACTGGCAGCGCCAGAAGGTCGGGGCCGAACACTATCGTGAAGCGCTGCGAGCCGCGGCTGCTGGTGGAGCGCGCTCGCCCTCGAGCACGGCCGAGAACGACCCCGCCAGCGCGGTCGACATCATGGCCAGGACCTCCGGCGGTGCGCGCGTGCCCGAGGGCGAGAGGCCCAAGGGCAGGATGGATGTCGCGGTGGCAATCGGCACCGATCCCACCCTCACCTTTGCCGCGATTGTGCCGGCACCCCCCGACGTCGAGGAATTTATGATCGCCGGTTTCCTGCGGCAGAAGCCAGTGGAGCTGGTGAAATGCGAAACGGTTGACCTGGAAGTGCCGGCCACCGCCGAAATTGTTCTCGAAGGCTACGTCAACCTGGACGAGCTGCGGACCGAGGGGCCCTTTGGAGATCACACCGGGTTCTACTCGCTCGAGGATTCCTACCCCGTCTTCCACGTTACCTGCGTCACCCATCGCAAAGACCCGATCTATGCAACCACAATCGTCGGCAAGCCTCCCATGGAGGACGCCTGGATGGGCAAAGCGGTGGAGCGTATCTTCTTGCCGCTGATGAAGCTCACCATTCCAGAGCTGGTGGACGTGAACCTGCCGATTGAAGGCGTGTTTCACAACTTAATGATCGTTTCCATCCGCAAGTCCTATCCTGGGCAGGCGCGCAAGGTCATGAACGCGATCTGGTCGCTGGGACAGGCAATGTTCACCAAGTGCATTGTCGTGGTCGATGAAGATTGCGATGTGCAGGACTTGCGCGAGGTCGTGCTGCGCGCCTTCAACAATATCGATCCCGAACGCGACATCCAGTTCACCCTGGGGCCGGTCGATTCCCTGGACCACGCCTCGCGGCTGCCCGACTTCGGCTCCAAGATGGGCGTCGATGCCACCCGCAAGTGGCCCAGTGAGGGCTTTGCCCGGCCATGGCCGGATGAGATCACGATGGACGCCGCCACCAAGGAAAAAGTGGATCGCATGTGGAAGAGCCTGGGGATCGACTGA
- a CDS encoding Ig domain-containing protein, which produces MPVLITGALLLTVACGGGSGTSGSSSGSSAPPTSLGVSGTGGALSITTTSLPDGLTGKSYSASIAVNGGNGRLTWSLSPGSFFPGGLSLDANTGSITGTVSSAVFGDVTFKVTDSASPQQVAMKTIRMTFRWALSITTIPIPVPGGHTGVPYKAAFYAGGANGNMTWSVANGQVPPGLSLTNVTSSEADLVGMPTQTGIYAFTVQTVDSSIPPQTATSNVSITVDDKLAVATGQLHTAYAYEPYSQTVSAANGTPPYHWSFGAYFPAGLSIDATTGLISGTPGQGNYTLSVVVTDSSSPAQAAQQSYSMLILPRLHIDSSTLPDAHLSQPYSSYVPYTGGTGNLAWFVVSGSLPPGLSLQPQYGTVSGTPTQLGAYTFTVQVQDSSTPPQTVQGQMTVNVRAATLTLQPSLPQRIPVNVSFDGVAAVSGGTAPFTWTLNGGALPTGLNLVGSTGEISGTPTTTGAYTFTLNASDSSSPRQVASSTYTMTVGQALGRNDAISHATTLTNGSFAASISPLFDPPTASSLSADSDYYRITSVGGATVKVTVTAASLGGFNSGALDPVLEFVDANGVRLSACRLPGNTTTNFNSSCIDDDISPGVNQNSQLEYLVPRTSDTKVDIFAHVFDWRGDARPDMSYSINVSGAFLPIQFQNLASLPDFAANTSIYYSIRATGGTGTLTGSITSGQLPPGLLFQSLSGNPWTGLINGGTTVAGDYSFSIQVSDQASPQQVVSQQFTWHVVPPLQLTAVPPQTLTVGQTTTYQATATGGMLPYYWSVYQWSGVTIDRNTGLMTFQPSAAGQFTYDLWLVGSGTIDGGTQWMHQTYSVTVNP; this is translated from the coding sequence GTGCCTGTCCTAATAACCGGCGCATTGCTCCTGACCGTCGCATGTGGCGGTGGTAGCGGCACATCCGGTTCTTCGTCTGGTTCCAGCGCCCCGCCGACATCCCTGGGTGTCTCGGGAACGGGCGGTGCGCTGAGCATTACCACCACCTCCCTCCCGGATGGACTCACGGGGAAGTCGTATTCGGCGAGCATAGCCGTAAACGGTGGCAACGGGCGACTTACGTGGTCGCTCTCTCCGGGATCGTTTTTCCCCGGCGGATTGTCTCTGGATGCGAACACCGGCAGCATTACAGGCACAGTGAGTAGTGCCGTGTTCGGCGACGTCACATTCAAAGTCACCGACTCCGCCAGCCCGCAGCAGGTCGCGATGAAGACGATCCGCATGACCTTCCGCTGGGCGTTGTCGATCACCACCATTCCAATTCCCGTGCCGGGCGGACATACCGGCGTGCCGTACAAAGCCGCGTTTTATGCCGGCGGCGCCAACGGAAATATGACGTGGTCCGTGGCCAACGGGCAGGTGCCGCCCGGCTTATCGCTGACGAACGTGACATCATCGGAAGCGGACTTGGTCGGCATGCCCACGCAAACGGGAATTTACGCGTTCACGGTACAAACGGTAGATAGTTCCATCCCGCCGCAGACCGCCACCAGCAATGTTTCCATCACGGTGGACGACAAATTGGCAGTCGCTACTGGGCAGCTCCACACCGCTTACGCTTACGAGCCGTATAGCCAGACCGTCAGTGCTGCGAACGGCACGCCCCCGTACCACTGGTCTTTTGGGGCGTACTTTCCGGCTGGACTGTCCATCGACGCGACTACAGGTCTGATCAGCGGCACTCCCGGTCAGGGGAACTACACGCTTTCCGTCGTCGTGACAGACTCGTCTTCTCCCGCGCAGGCGGCGCAGCAGTCTTACTCCATGCTGATCCTGCCGCGCTTGCACATCGATTCGTCCACTCTTCCCGACGCTCACTTGAGCCAGCCGTACTCTTCCTACGTGCCGTATACGGGCGGTACCGGCAACCTGGCCTGGTTCGTGGTATCGGGCAGCTTGCCACCCGGCCTTAGTTTGCAGCCGCAGTATGGAACGGTGTCGGGCACGCCTACCCAACTGGGCGCATACACGTTCACCGTCCAAGTGCAGGATTCCAGCACGCCGCCGCAAACCGTGCAGGGGCAGATGACGGTGAACGTCAGGGCCGCCACGCTCACTTTGCAGCCGTCACTGCCGCAGCGCATCCCAGTGAACGTGTCTTTCGACGGGGTCGCGGCCGTGTCCGGCGGGACGGCGCCGTTCACCTGGACCCTGAACGGCGGGGCGCTTCCGACCGGGCTAAACTTGGTCGGCTCAACCGGCGAGATCAGCGGCACGCCGACAACAACCGGCGCATACACGTTCACGCTGAACGCCAGCGATTCCTCCTCGCCGCGACAGGTCGCGTCATCCACCTACACGATGACCGTCGGGCAAGCCTTGGGACGCAATGATGCGATCTCTCACGCTACTACGCTGACCAACGGTTCTTTTGCGGCTTCGATCAGCCCCCTGTTCGATCCGCCCACGGCTAGCAGCTTGTCGGCGGACTCGGATTACTACCGCATTACGTCGGTAGGCGGCGCAACCGTTAAGGTCACCGTCACCGCCGCGTCGCTCGGCGGCTTCAACTCGGGCGCACTTGATCCTGTGCTCGAGTTTGTCGATGCCAATGGCGTGCGCCTCAGTGCCTGCCGCCTTCCGGGCAACACCACGACGAATTTCAACTCATCGTGCATCGATGATGACATCTCTCCGGGAGTCAATCAGAACTCGCAGCTTGAGTACCTGGTCCCGCGAACGTCTGATACAAAGGTTGATATCTTCGCCCACGTGTTCGATTGGCGCGGCGACGCCCGTCCCGACATGTCCTATTCCATCAACGTGAGCGGCGCATTCCTGCCGATACAGTTTCAAAACCTCGCGTCGCTTCCTGACTTCGCCGCAAACACGAGCATTTACTACAGCATTCGCGCCACGGGCGGGACCGGCACGCTCACCGGCTCCATCACTTCTGGACAGCTTCCGCCCGGTTTGCTTTTCCAGAGCCTCTCCGGCAATCCGTGGACCGGCCTCATCAACGGCGGAACCACCGTCGCGGGTGACTACTCGTTTAGTATCCAGGTCTCCGACCAGGCTTCACCGCAACAGGTGGTTTCGCAGCAATTCACCTGGCACGTCGTTCCGCCGCTGCAGCTCACGGCGGTGCCTCCCCAGACCCTCACGGTCGGTCAGACCACCACCTACCAGGCGACAGCCACCGGCGGAATGCTCCCGTACTACTGGAGTGTTTACCAATGGTCTGGAGTAACAATCGACAGGAACACGGGGTTAATGACCTTCCAACCCAGTGCTGCCGGGCAGTTCACCTATGATCTGTGGCTAGTTGGAAGCGGCACCATCGACGGCGGCACGCAGTGGATGCACCAGACATATTCGGTTACGGTAAATCCCTAA
- a CDS encoding lmo0937 family membrane protein, with protein MLWTIFVILLIAWLLGLVGVYQIGSLVWLLFVAAIIALVVQLATGRRTVL; from the coding sequence TTGCTTTGGACAATTTTCGTGATCCTGCTGATCGCATGGCTGCTCGGATTGGTTGGCGTATATCAGATCGGCAGCCTGGTGTGGCTGCTATTCGTGGCGGCCATCATTGCGCTGGTCGTGCAACTAGCTACCGGGCGCAGAACCGTACTCTGA